In a genomic window of Quercus lobata isolate SW786 chromosome 4, ValleyOak3.0 Primary Assembly, whole genome shotgun sequence:
- the LOC115986738 gene encoding uncharacterized protein LOC115986738 isoform X1: MRGEEATAKEAAARSRRKRSPQQQWVYVRIENYTFDLEFGSLFGWLEFGRNEKKEEPVWDSSFGFLEIGDRRNLNLRLPPKPFSQRSGKIVYKYAEQAISTWFPVGLDHNHQFPSSVHVDSVPLQLFERTTGINPLVLFNNNNHTVEQVRSPWVYIAENVVSDLLSSFENVKNEILDLEDVKPKLVARFGKILFHESPSISEETTRVGLAAETTLSKLRRSFYTNIPSSYMENIKGEVAQKIIVDFEEEKDLYHVQLSDATLPDSTISCKCSVIKEDKRLQLCKIELHPLRHMVIDISCLDKNLDLRLMLSTKRTLTALTDDEMQSIRSLINSAILDPDVKGGLRWPLGKASSGGRYCVVGVWHTIAKDYKSSSLSLKVRHADRYDFRTSTGEATREINLKLKNIVSLLQEQEVVEVSSVAKMLKDHLKLIWDHFLCCEHFLT, from the exons atgagAGGAGAAGAAGCGACAGCAAAAGAAGCAGCAGCTCGCAGTAGAAGGAAAAGAAGCCCGCAGCAGCAGTGGGTTTATGTTAGAATTGAAAATTACACATTTGATTTAGAATTTGGCAGTCTATTTGGTTGGTTAGAATTCGGAAGAAacgaaaagaaagaagaaccaGTATGGGATTCTTCTTTTGGGTTTCTTGAAATTGGTGACag GAGAAACCTTAATTTGAGGTTGCCACCCAAACCCTTTTCACAAAGAAGTGGAAAGATCGTTTATAAGTATGCAGAGCAGGCTATTTCCACATGGTTTCCTGTTGGTTTGGATCACAATCACCAGTTTCCATCTTCTGTACATGTTGACTCTGTTCCCTTGCAGCTTTTTGAGAGAACAACAGGAATAAATCCACTAGTTTTgttcaacaacaacaatcatacAG TTGAGCAAGTGAGGAGTCCATGGGTGTATATAGCAGAAAATGTTGTGTCAGACTTGCTTTCTTCCTTCGaaaatgtcaaaaatgaaatcttGGACTTGGAAGATGTCAAGCCAAAGTTGGTTGCTAGATTtggaaaaattctttttcatgA GAGCCCTTCAATCAGCGAAGAAACTACAAGAGTAGGTTTGGCTGCAGAAACTACATTGAGTAAATTGAGGAGATCATTTTACACAAATATTCCTAGTTCATATATGGAAAACATTAAGGGAGAAGTTGCCCAAAAGATTATAGTTGATTTTGAAGAGGAGAAAGATTTATACCATGTACAG TTGTCTGATGCCACACTACCAGATTCAACTATTTCTTGCAAATGCAGTGTgataaaagaagacaaaaggCTTCAACTTTGTAAG ATTGAATTACACCCATTGCGTCATATGGTTATAGACATATCGTGCCTTGATAAAAACTTAGACCTAAGGCTGATGCTATCCACCAAGAGGACCTTAACAGCTCTCACT GATGATGAGATGCAAAGCATTAGAAGTCTTATTAATTCTGCAATTCTAGATCCAGATGTGAAGGGTGGGTTGAGATGGCCCTTGGGGAAGGCATCTTCTGGAGGTAGATATTGTGTGGTGGGGGTTTGGCACACAATAGCTAAAGATTATAAAAGTTCATCATTGAGCCTGAAAGTGAGACATGCTGATCGATATGATTTTAGAACTTCAACCGGGGAAGCTACAAGGGAGATAAATTTGAAGCTGAAAAACATTGTCTCATTATTACAA GAACAGGAGGTTGTTGAGGTTAGTTCGGTTGCCAAGATGCTTAAAGACCACTTGAAATTGATATGGGATCATTTCTTATGCTGTGAACATTTTTTGACATGA
- the LOC115986738 gene encoding uncharacterized protein LOC115986738 isoform X2 — protein sequence MAYIPPHKRHSYEAGSSSDRHNRPSPIPLSLVPQFRRNLNLRLPPKPFSQRSGKIVYKYAEQAISTWFPVGLDHNHQFPSSVHVDSVPLQLFERTTGINPLVLFNNNNHTVEQVRSPWVYIAENVVSDLLSSFENVKNEILDLEDVKPKLVARFGKILFHESPSISEETTRVGLAAETTLSKLRRSFYTNIPSSYMENIKGEVAQKIIVDFEEEKDLYHVQLSDATLPDSTISCKCSVIKEDKRLQLCKIELHPLRHMVIDISCLDKNLDLRLMLSTKRTLTALTDDEMQSIRSLINSAILDPDVKGGLRWPLGKASSGGRYCVVGVWHTIAKDYKSSSLSLKVRHADRYDFRTSTGEATREINLKLKNIVSLLQEQEVVEVSSVAKMLKDHLKLIWDHFLCCEHFLT from the exons ATGGCctacattcctccacacaagCGTCACTCATACGAAGCTGGTAGTAGTAGTGATAGGCATAATAGACCCTCACCAATCCCACTATCGCTTGTTCCTCAATTCAGGAGAAACCTTAATTTGAGGTTGCCACCCAAACCCTTTTCACAAAGAAGTGGAAAGATCGTTTATAAGTATGCAGAGCAGGCTATTTCCACATGGTTTCCTGTTGGTTTGGATCACAATCACCAGTTTCCATCTTCTGTACATGTTGACTCTGTTCCCTTGCAGCTTTTTGAGAGAACAACAGGAATAAATCCACTAGTTTTgttcaacaacaacaatcatacAG TTGAGCAAGTGAGGAGTCCATGGGTGTATATAGCAGAAAATGTTGTGTCAGACTTGCTTTCTTCCTTCGaaaatgtcaaaaatgaaatcttGGACTTGGAAGATGTCAAGCCAAAGTTGGTTGCTAGATTtggaaaaattctttttcatgA GAGCCCTTCAATCAGCGAAGAAACTACAAGAGTAGGTTTGGCTGCAGAAACTACATTGAGTAAATTGAGGAGATCATTTTACACAAATATTCCTAGTTCATATATGGAAAACATTAAGGGAGAAGTTGCCCAAAAGATTATAGTTGATTTTGAAGAGGAGAAAGATTTATACCATGTACAG TTGTCTGATGCCACACTACCAGATTCAACTATTTCTTGCAAATGCAGTGTgataaaagaagacaaaaggCTTCAACTTTGTAAG ATTGAATTACACCCATTGCGTCATATGGTTATAGACATATCGTGCCTTGATAAAAACTTAGACCTAAGGCTGATGCTATCCACCAAGAGGACCTTAACAGCTCTCACT GATGATGAGATGCAAAGCATTAGAAGTCTTATTAATTCTGCAATTCTAGATCCAGATGTGAAGGGTGGGTTGAGATGGCCCTTGGGGAAGGCATCTTCTGGAGGTAGATATTGTGTGGTGGGGGTTTGGCACACAATAGCTAAAGATTATAAAAGTTCATCATTGAGCCTGAAAGTGAGACATGCTGATCGATATGATTTTAGAACTTCAACCGGGGAAGCTACAAGGGAGATAAATTTGAAGCTGAAAAACATTGTCTCATTATTACAA GAACAGGAGGTTGTTGAGGTTAGTTCGGTTGCCAAGATGCTTAAAGACCACTTGAAATTGATATGGGATCATTTCTTATGCTGTGAACATTTTTTGACATGA